From Streptomyces asiaticus, one genomic window encodes:
- a CDS encoding effector-associated domain 2-containing protein, protein MGSLVTALKEFRCLTDPDLRALCLDLVAMELEMTSVPVRAHRVTDYFLVELARECLENVRIMHALRASLAVMAAADEDAIKRLDSVMEQMTARPALPETAVAKLRSLLEELEIEQLGQLCRAAAGPLQDVPAVTGPWHAFEVLSRMNAQPGGLPPQLALVEYLAAAARPLQRADALREWADEQARELGLTPQLRSLRQQVGHAAPAGPVDAYLVIRLLPREEAGCYELSSWHQYDPTGWHPVRGPVTQVTAETAERAVQTLVYRAAEEWDDARAIHIEFMLGPDDLNLPVHRWRLELDSELPIPLYMDHPVVVRSLERSWTRRWHREWKHRWNRFDQQPERAKQLVVGGENPDSPRSGDPTALLARLKADPRVVALVLTSPPGVTPEGTSEALTAWRAGIPVVAWDGRATRDPCFVQQLGQKQADASGNLARLREAVTELRLDAHTIDSAEREHHLGQHVVLVWDDPTRPVEPAGRMTGPDEGVGGR, encoded by the coding sequence GTGGGCAGCCTCGTCACGGCGTTGAAGGAGTTCCGCTGTCTGACGGATCCGGATCTGCGCGCGCTGTGTCTGGATCTGGTCGCCATGGAGCTGGAGATGACCAGCGTCCCCGTGCGCGCCCACCGGGTGACCGACTACTTCCTGGTGGAGCTGGCCCGCGAATGCCTGGAAAACGTGCGGATCATGCACGCGCTACGCGCGTCCCTCGCGGTGATGGCGGCGGCGGACGAGGACGCGATCAAGCGGCTCGACTCGGTCATGGAGCAGATGACGGCCCGTCCGGCGCTGCCCGAGACCGCCGTCGCGAAGCTGCGGTCGCTGCTGGAGGAGCTGGAGATCGAGCAGCTGGGCCAGTTGTGCCGTGCGGCGGCGGGCCCGTTGCAGGACGTCCCCGCGGTCACCGGCCCCTGGCACGCCTTCGAGGTGCTCAGCCGGATGAACGCGCAGCCGGGCGGGCTGCCGCCGCAGCTCGCCCTGGTGGAGTACCTCGCGGCGGCGGCGCGTCCGTTGCAGAGGGCCGACGCGCTGCGCGAATGGGCCGATGAGCAGGCCCGGGAGCTGGGCCTGACGCCCCAGCTGCGGTCGCTGCGGCAGCAGGTGGGGCATGCCGCCCCGGCCGGTCCGGTGGACGCCTATCTGGTGATCCGGCTGCTGCCGCGGGAGGAGGCCGGGTGTTACGAGCTCTCGTCCTGGCACCAGTACGACCCCACCGGCTGGCATCCGGTCCGCGGGCCGGTCACCCAGGTCACCGCGGAGACCGCGGAGCGGGCGGTCCAGACGCTGGTGTACCGGGCGGCCGAGGAGTGGGACGACGCCCGGGCGATCCACATCGAGTTCATGCTCGGCCCGGATGACCTGAATCTGCCGGTCCACCGCTGGCGTCTGGAGCTCGACAGCGAGCTGCCCATCCCGCTGTACATGGACCATCCGGTGGTCGTACGGAGCCTGGAGCGCAGCTGGACCAGGCGCTGGCACCGGGAGTGGAAGCACCGTTGGAACCGCTTCGACCAGCAGCCCGAGCGCGCCAAGCAGCTCGTCGTGGGCGGCGAGAACCCGGACAGCCCGCGCTCCGGCGACCCCACCGCGCTGCTGGCCCGGCTCAAGGCCGATCCGCGGGTGGTCGCCCTGGTCCTGACCTCGCCCCCGGGCGTCACCCCCGAGGGCACCTCGGAGGCGCTGACCGCCTGGCGGGCCGGGATTCCGGTGGTCGCCTGGGACGGCCGGGCGACCCGGGACCCCTGCTTCGTCCAGCAGCTGGGACAAAAACAGGCCGACGCCAGCGGGAACCTGGCACGGCTCCGCGAAGCCGTGACAGAGTTACGTCTGGACGCCCATACGATCGACTCCGCGGAGCGGGAGCATCACCTGGGGCAACATGTGGTGCTCGTTTGGGACGACCCGACCCGTCCCGTGGAGCCGGCTGGGCGCATGACGGGGCCGGACGAGGGGGTG